One Paenibacillus crassostreae DNA segment encodes these proteins:
- a CDS encoding cupredoxin domain-containing protein, which translates to MRKALVFIMSCVLLIALTACGGGKETSTNSSNDAVTDTGIAPAEEIVIKAVNYNFDQQEYHIKKGVPVKIVFENEEGNHGVMIPGLNLQLSTKKASAVITPNETGEYEIICSVFCGTGHGGMVSKLIVE; encoded by the coding sequence ATGAGAAAAGCACTTGTATTTATTATGAGTTGTGTATTACTGATTGCCTTGACTGCTTGCGGCGGTGGAAAAGAAACCTCCACAAATTCCTCTAATGATGCGGTTACTGACACTGGAATTGCTCCAGCTGAGGAAATAGTTATAAAGGCCGTAAATTATAACTTCGACCAACAAGAATATCACATTAAAAAAGGTGTACCTGTAAAGATCGTATTCGAGAATGAAGAAGGTAATCATGGAGTAATGATTCCTGGATTGAATCTTCAACTATCCACTAAAAAAGCTTCTGCAGTTATCACACCCAATGAAACAGGTGAATATGAAATCATCTGCTCCGTATTTTGCGGAACCGGCCACGGTGGTATGGTATCTAAATTAATCGTAGAATAA
- the pheS gene encoding phenylalanine--tRNA ligase subunit alpha: protein MKARLEALKNEALAQLQEVTGPESLNDLRVKYLGKKGALTEILRGMGTLSAEERPLIGQVGNEVRAAIENVIEAKQNAYQKEETEKRLQAEKVDVTLPGRSMPQGGIHPLNKVIQEIEEIFIGMGYSVAEGPEVETDYYNFEALNLPKDHPARDMQDTFYVTEELLMRTQTSPVQMRTMQSMNGKSPVKIICPGKVYRRDDDDATHSFQFNQIEGLVIGENIRMSDLKGTLQQFSQEMFGPHTQIRLRPSFFPFTEPSAEVDVTCVKCGGSGCRMCKQTGWLEILGCGMVHPKVLLAGGYDPEKYSGFAFGMGVERIAILKYGIDDIRHFYNSDMAFLKQFARI, encoded by the coding sequence ATGAAAGCAAGATTAGAAGCTTTGAAGAATGAGGCACTAGCCCAGTTACAAGAGGTGACCGGACCAGAAAGCCTGAATGATCTTCGTGTGAAATACTTAGGCAAGAAGGGTGCATTGACTGAGATTTTGCGTGGAATGGGTACTTTAAGTGCAGAAGAAAGACCATTGATTGGTCAAGTTGGTAATGAGGTTCGTGCAGCTATTGAGAATGTCATTGAGGCGAAACAGAATGCTTATCAAAAGGAAGAAACAGAGAAAAGGTTGCAAGCTGAGAAAGTTGACGTGACGTTACCTGGTCGAAGCATGCCTCAAGGGGGCATTCATCCACTAAATAAGGTTATTCAAGAAATTGAGGAAATATTCATTGGCATGGGATACAGTGTTGCAGAAGGACCAGAAGTTGAAACCGATTATTATAACTTTGAAGCACTTAATCTTCCAAAAGATCATCCAGCCCGTGATATGCAAGATACCTTTTACGTTACAGAAGAATTGTTAATGCGCACACAGACTTCTCCAGTGCAGATGCGTACGATGCAGAGCATGAATGGAAAATCTCCTGTCAAAATAATCTGTCCTGGTAAAGTTTACCGACGTGATGATGATGATGCGACACACTCCTTCCAGTTCAATCAGATCGAAGGTCTTGTGATCGGTGAGAACATTCGTATGAGTGATCTTAAGGGGACATTACAGCAATTCTCACAAGAAATGTTTGGACCACATACACAAATTCGACTTCGCCCAAGTTTCTTCCCATTTACCGAGCCAAGTGCTGAAGTAGATGTAACCTGTGTGAAGTGTGGTGGAAGTGGATGCCGTATGTGTAAACAGACAGGTTGGTTAGAAATTCTAGGTTGTGGTATGGTACATCCGAAAGTATTGCTAGCAGGTGGCTATGATCCAGAGAAATATAGTGGATTTGCATTCGGTATGGGTGTGGAACGTATTGCGATTTTAAAATATGGTATTGACGATATTCGTCATTTCTACAATAGTGATATGGCTTTCTTGAAACAGTTCGCTAGGATCTAA
- a CDS encoding aldolase catalytic domain-containing protein, whose protein sequence is MKMNQCKIVDCTIRDGGLVNNWDFSVEFVQTLYAGLNKAGVDYMEIGYKNSPKLLKGADQAGPWRFLDDDFLRKVIPQKGTTKLSALVDIGRVDENDILDRKESMLDLIRVACYVKDVDKALQLVQTFHDRGYETTLNIMALSNVMENELIEAFEMIKDSAVDVVYIVDSYGSLDHKDIAFLVEKFQKHLPNKRLGVHAHNNLQLAFSNTLIASEAGVELLDASVYGMGRAAGNCPTELLVSQLKNTTYNLRPVLDVIEQLMIPLREKEEWGYIIPYMVTGALDEHPRSAMALRATEDKDKSGEFYDKLMSPEVTIEKK, encoded by the coding sequence ATGAAGATGAATCAATGTAAAATAGTAGATTGTACTATCCGTGATGGAGGCCTAGTTAACAATTGGGACTTCAGTGTAGAGTTTGTCCAAACGTTGTATGCTGGATTGAATAAAGCCGGTGTTGACTATATGGAAATTGGATATAAGAATTCTCCTAAATTACTTAAGGGCGCAGACCAAGCAGGTCCTTGGCGGTTCTTAGATGATGATTTCCTCCGAAAAGTCATTCCGCAAAAAGGAACTACGAAATTATCCGCTTTAGTCGATATTGGGCGTGTGGATGAGAATGATATTCTAGATCGTAAAGAGAGTATGCTTGATCTTATCCGCGTAGCTTGTTACGTAAAAGATGTGGACAAGGCTCTTCAACTCGTTCAAACATTCCATGATCGCGGATATGAGACTACATTGAACATCATGGCTCTATCTAATGTAATGGAGAATGAACTAATTGAGGCTTTTGAAATGATAAAGGATAGTGCCGTTGATGTTGTTTATATTGTGGATTCTTACGGAAGTTTGGATCATAAGGATATTGCATTCTTAGTAGAGAAATTCCAGAAGCATTTACCTAATAAACGTTTAGGTGTTCATGCACACAATAACCTTCAACTGGCATTCTCGAACACGTTGATTGCTTCAGAAGCTGGTGTTGAATTGTTAGATGCTTCAGTTTATGGAATGGGTCGTGCCGCAGGGAATTGCCCAACAGAGTTACTTGTATCACAATTAAAGAATACAACATACAACCTTCGTCCTGTGTTAGATGTGATTGAACAACTTATGATTCCTTTACGTGAGAAGGAAGAGTGGGGTTACATCATTCCTTACATGGTTACAGGAGCACTTGATGAACATCCGCGTTCAGCAATGGCTTTAAGAGCAACAGAAGACAAAGATAAATCGGGAGAATTCTATGATAAATTAATGTCACCAGAAGTAACAATTGAAAAGAAATAA
- a CDS encoding DUF58 domain-containing protein has translation MAFVWLCFAGILVVLIQGLLFGVPVLRRISYTRHLNKDHCYAGDSLEMIEVILNEKRLPVIWLRLEAMLPASFSFLSREVMQISKGSIYQNHRSVFTLKPYSKITRYHPFIAQSRGVYNLETVSMSGGDLFGLFSNTKLVPMNASLWVYPKLLSIDDMPSSYRTWQGELEVSRWVVEDPFLILGTREYSGNDPMNRIHWKASARTGQLQVYKQGYTADPEVIVYVNVQVNAEMWNMVSDPDMVERALSYAATTASYLIQQGMRVGFGHNAMHGQKSTQAIRIEPGYGKAHLDEILKAMAEVEMKCLQPFQQFLKDELILRTEGETWDYLLITGHVSEQIEEQIWHLRSRGNSVMVLPVHAEMSSGKEAIA, from the coding sequence ATGGCCTTCGTATGGTTATGTTTTGCTGGGATATTGGTCGTCCTTATTCAAGGGCTGTTATTTGGGGTACCCGTGTTACGACGTATTTCTTATACACGTCATTTGAACAAGGATCATTGCTATGCTGGTGATTCCTTAGAAATGATAGAGGTCATTTTAAATGAAAAAAGGTTACCCGTTATATGGCTTCGCCTAGAGGCTATGCTACCTGCAAGCTTTTCATTTCTATCCCGAGAGGTCATGCAGATCAGCAAAGGCAGTATATATCAGAATCATAGAAGTGTCTTTACACTCAAACCCTATAGTAAAATTACAAGATATCATCCATTCATTGCTCAGAGCCGAGGCGTGTATAATTTAGAGACGGTATCTATGTCAGGCGGTGATTTATTCGGGTTATTCTCCAACACGAAGTTAGTGCCTATGAATGCTTCGCTATGGGTCTATCCAAAGTTGCTGTCTATAGATGATATGCCTTCATCCTATCGAACTTGGCAGGGAGAATTAGAAGTGTCCCGATGGGTGGTAGAGGATCCATTTCTTATATTAGGTACGAGGGAATATTCAGGGAATGATCCGATGAATCGAATTCATTGGAAAGCAAGTGCGCGAACAGGACAACTACAAGTGTATAAACAAGGATATACGGCTGATCCCGAGGTCATTGTGTACGTTAACGTTCAAGTCAATGCGGAAATGTGGAATATGGTATCTGATCCAGATATGGTGGAGCGAGCGTTATCTTATGCTGCAACAACAGCTTCTTATCTCATTCAACAGGGGATGAGAGTGGGATTTGGGCATAATGCAATGCATGGTCAAAAATCCACTCAAGCCATACGTATCGAGCCTGGGTATGGGAAAGCCCATTTAGATGAAATTCTTAAGGCAATGGCAGAAGTTGAGATGAAATGTCTTCAGCCTTTTCAGCAATTTTTAAAAGACGAGCTAATCTTGCGAACTGAAGGAGAAACGTGGGATTACTTATTAATTACAGGTCATGTGTCTGAACAAATAGAAGAACAAATATGGCATCTTCGTTCTCGGGGCAATTCTGTCATGGTACTTCCAGTTCATGCAGAGATGTCATCAGGTAAGGAGGCCATCGCATGA
- a CDS encoding holin, whose amino-acid sequence MMNQNLNDVLAFASVLAVFVMAVVQLVKITISVPKNIIPLVGVIIGILLGVAFYPFTELQTVERLWGGGLAGLSATGLFELAFNKRAGNTLKDNDDVPTK is encoded by the coding sequence ATGATGAATCAGAATTTAAATGATGTCTTGGCGTTTGCTTCGGTACTAGCTGTATTTGTGATGGCGGTTGTTCAACTTGTCAAAATAACAATAAGTGTCCCTAAGAATATTATACCTTTGGTAGGGGTAATCATTGGAATACTACTCGGAGTAGCATTTTACCCATTTACGGAGTTGCAGACAGTTGAACGTTTATGGGGCGGAGGCTTAGCAGGTTTATCAGCTACTGGCCTTTTTGAATTAGCTTTTAATAAAAGAGCAGGTAATACGTTAAAGGATAATGATGATGTGCCAACAAAATAG
- a CDS encoding endonuclease MutS2, whose product MDDKILQKLEYRKVLNKCSGYTQTSMGKQMVEELKPVTNIEAVIQLLKATDEAYTVDRLKGTPPFGGITNISDAVKRAQLGGTLNPHELLAVSNTTYGSRRIKRFITNIHEDEEVNILNALSEGISEQKVLEDAIKLCIDDSAEVMDSASSELAQVRRELRSGEIRIREKLDSMIRSSSVSKMLQDQLVTIRGDRFVIPVKAEYRSHFGGIVHDQSGSGATLFIEPEVIVAMNNKLKELHMREEREIEVILQKLTALVGDQADLLIIDIDLVGQLDFIFAKARLAHVMKATMPTMNDRGYLKLRKGRHPLIPMDQVVPIDVELGNSHTSIIVTGPNTGGKTVTLKTIGLLSLMAMSGLFVPTEEESQLCVFDAIFADIGDEQSIEQNLSTFSSHMTNIIRILKQMTPKSLILLDEVGAGTDPAEGSALAISILEHIHRYNCRMVATTHYSELKAYAYERKGIINASMEFDVTTLSPTYRLLVGVPGRSNAFAIGERLGLPQNILDYARGEVKEEDMRVEHMIASLEENRHRAEDERVEAEKLRMEMEVLRSTHQRELAKLEQSRDKLLEKAEINAQEIIDKARLEAERIISELRELAMAEGASVKEHKLIAARKQLDDAEPKQRKKSTAKNQIKVRTIEAGDEVRVYSLNQKGHVVELTGNKEALVQLGIMKMKVSLDDLELLSANKSDKPQIKKQVTMVKRTRDENVRTELDLRGDNLEEALMEVDRFIDEAFLGNLGQVYIIHGKGTGILRSGIQEYLRKHKHVKNYRLGNYGEGGNGVTVAELH is encoded by the coding sequence TTGGATGACAAGATTTTACAGAAATTGGAATATCGCAAGGTATTAAATAAATGTTCAGGTTACACTCAGACAAGCATGGGTAAACAGATGGTTGAAGAACTTAAGCCTGTGACGAATATAGAAGCAGTAATACAACTATTGAAAGCTACAGATGAAGCCTATACGGTAGATCGGTTAAAGGGGACACCTCCATTTGGTGGGATTACCAATATTTCAGATGCCGTGAAGCGAGCACAGTTAGGAGGGACTTTGAATCCTCATGAATTACTTGCTGTGAGTAATACAACTTATGGATCTAGAAGAATTAAACGCTTCATTACGAACATCCACGAAGATGAAGAAGTGAATATTCTGAATGCACTTAGTGAAGGAATTTCAGAACAGAAAGTTCTTGAAGATGCCATTAAGTTATGCATAGATGATAGTGCCGAAGTTATGGACTCAGCAAGTTCAGAACTCGCACAAGTACGAAGAGAGCTGAGATCTGGTGAGATTCGTATTCGTGAGAAATTGGACTCGATGATTCGTTCGTCGTCAGTCTCTAAGATGCTTCAGGACCAACTTGTGACGATACGTGGGGATCGGTTCGTTATACCTGTTAAGGCAGAGTACCGGTCTCATTTCGGTGGAATTGTTCATGATCAATCGGGTTCGGGTGCAACACTCTTTATTGAACCAGAGGTTATTGTGGCAATGAACAATAAACTGAAAGAACTACATATGCGAGAAGAGCGTGAAATTGAAGTAATCCTGCAGAAATTAACAGCCCTTGTTGGTGATCAGGCGGACCTATTAATTATCGATATCGATCTGGTAGGTCAACTGGATTTCATATTTGCTAAAGCGCGATTAGCTCATGTAATGAAAGCAACGATGCCAACAATGAATGATCGTGGATACTTGAAGTTGAGAAAGGGAAGACACCCACTCATTCCTATGGATCAAGTTGTACCCATTGATGTGGAGTTAGGTAATTCGCATACTTCAATTATCGTGACAGGCCCTAATACAGGCGGGAAGACTGTGACATTGAAGACAATTGGACTATTAAGTTTGATGGCAATGTCAGGATTATTTGTACCAACAGAAGAAGAAAGCCAGTTATGTGTATTTGATGCCATCTTTGCAGATATTGGTGATGAACAAAGTATCGAACAGAATTTGAGTACATTTTCTAGTCATATGACTAACATAATTCGGATATTGAAGCAGATGACACCCAAGAGCCTTATTTTACTTGATGAAGTAGGTGCTGGGACAGATCCAGCGGAAGGATCAGCTCTTGCAATTTCTATTCTAGAGCATATCCATCGATATAACTGTAGGATGGTCGCCACGACACATTACAGTGAGTTAAAGGCTTATGCTTATGAACGTAAAGGTATTATTAATGCGAGTATGGAATTTGACGTAACTACGTTGAGCCCAACTTACCGTTTACTCGTTGGCGTACCCGGCAGGAGTAATGCATTCGCTATTGGTGAACGATTAGGATTACCGCAGAATATATTAGACTACGCTCGGGGTGAAGTGAAGGAAGAAGATATGCGGGTCGAGCATATGATTGCCTCTTTAGAAGAGAATCGACACCGTGCTGAGGATGAACGAGTAGAAGCTGAGAAGCTACGAATGGAAATGGAAGTATTAAGAAGTACGCATCAACGGGAACTTGCGAAGTTGGAACAATCGCGTGATAAGCTTCTGGAGAAAGCGGAAATTAATGCCCAAGAAATAATTGATAAAGCTCGTTTAGAGGCAGAAAGAATTATTTCTGAATTACGGGAGCTTGCGATGGCTGAAGGTGCCTCGGTCAAAGAACATAAGTTGATCGCAGCGCGTAAACAATTGGATGATGCGGAACCCAAACAGCGAAAGAAAAGCACAGCAAAGAATCAAATTAAAGTTCGAACAATTGAGGCCGGGGACGAGGTAAGGGTATATAGCCTCAATCAAAAGGGACATGTTGTAGAGCTAACTGGAAACAAAGAAGCACTTGTACAATTAGGAATAATGAAAATGAAGGTAAGTCTAGATGATTTAGAACTCTTAAGTGCTAACAAGTCTGATAAACCGCAAATCAAGAAGCAAGTTACAATGGTTAAGCGTACTCGAGATGAGAATGTACGAACAGAATTGGATCTACGAGGGGACAATCTGGAAGAAGCGTTGATGGAGGTAGATCGTTTCATTGATGAAGCTTTCTTAGGGAATCTAGGTCAGGTCTATATTATTCATGGTAAGGGTACAGGGATATTAAGAAGTGGTATTCAAGAGTATCTTCGTAAACATAAACATGTCAAAAACTATCGTTTAGGTAATTATGGTGAAGGTGGGAATGGTGTAACGGTAGCTGAGTTGCATTAA
- a CDS encoding phage holin family protein → MHFLGHVVRFIVAAIVLMIVGWIVPQFSIGGFWSALVLALVIALLSWVIEGIFGKRINPFGRGIVGFLVSAVVIYIAQFIVGGVEVTVLGALLAALVIGIIDLFIPVATPYDAARENR, encoded by the coding sequence ATGCATTTCCTGGGTCATGTCGTTAGATTCATTGTAGCCGCAATTGTATTAATGATTGTGGGTTGGATCGTTCCACAATTTTCAATTGGAGGGTTCTGGAGCGCTCTTGTACTCGCTCTAGTAATCGCCTTGTTAAGCTGGGTTATCGAGGGAATATTCGGTAAACGAATAAATCCGTTCGGTCGAGGAATCGTTGGATTTCTAGTGAGTGCTGTGGTCATTTATATTGCCCAGTTCATCGTTGGCGGGGTCGAAGTAACCGTACTAGGTGCCTTACTCGCTGCGCTGGTCATTGGAATTATCGACCTTTTCATACCGGTTGCAACGCCTTATGATGCAGCTCGCGAGAATAGATAA
- a CDS encoding cell division protein ZapA, producing the protein MNLPDRNSVTVEIYGTSYKIVGSSSDYMKKIALYVDERMNTISKNHSRLDTPKIAVLAAVHMAEEAIQMQEVRNELKMLTGERSELKSEIVQLQESRAEQGKQLISQQEQFAIAMKDKEELQAEFMRVKSELEKQLDHNKSLLSQETLKNQQLTDNHNNQENKHKQSLQDVEKKLNDLRNSNAQLQSKLSQAEKGLKDAQETHVQLNEKHKQSLQREQTSKDEQATLQNQVVKLNHDVNTLQANLTQSETKCQSIQKSLDEQTASSRKLEGEVNKLLAEVKSWKMLADTRNKEIADLEQRIVETNEQNETLEVGMKQLHDELSIMKEQVVLELNSRQSAESELLHLQQQYEEVQEAYRNTQKRDEDARLEIVMLTEEKAERERLLNELQVKVTETAVLEATKQEELNAVRRSLENYKEQYQQMESQRLGWVEEEQKLKEELELWQQEIAATEQKKEELRSGKETVDLELREIGESFELMAHQYRLLQVEYDMQLEQAKQFKEDHSKLDEEYRKLQTEYNEWIELIEQD; encoded by the coding sequence GTGAATTTACCCGATCGTAATAGCGTTACCGTGGAAATCTACGGGACTTCTTATAAAATTGTTGGAAGTAGTTCTGACTATATGAAAAAGATTGCGTTATATGTCGACGAACGAATGAATACTATTTCTAAGAATCACTCCCGGTTGGATACGCCAAAAATTGCGGTTCTCGCTGCTGTACATATGGCTGAAGAAGCTATCCAAATGCAGGAAGTCCGCAATGAGTTAAAGATGCTTACTGGTGAGCGGAGCGAACTGAAATCGGAGATTGTACAACTTCAAGAGAGTCGTGCTGAACAGGGGAAGCAACTTATTAGTCAGCAAGAGCAGTTCGCTATAGCGATGAAGGATAAAGAGGAACTTCAAGCCGAGTTCATGCGTGTGAAATCTGAATTAGAGAAACAACTTGATCATAACAAGTCTTTGCTTAGTCAAGAGACACTTAAGAATCAACAACTAACAGACAACCATAATAATCAAGAGAATAAGCACAAACAATCCCTTCAGGATGTGGAGAAGAAATTAAACGACCTTCGAAATAGCAATGCTCAACTACAATCGAAGTTGAGTCAAGCCGAGAAGGGCCTGAAAGATGCCCAAGAAACTCATGTACAATTGAATGAGAAACATAAACAATCCCTTCAAAGAGAACAAACTTCGAAGGATGAACAAGCTACCCTACAAAATCAGGTTGTCAAATTAAATCATGATGTTAATACGTTGCAAGCAAACTTAACGCAATCGGAAACGAAATGCCAGAGTATTCAAAAGTCTCTTGATGAGCAAACGGCTTCGTCCCGTAAACTTGAAGGAGAAGTAAATAAGTTACTGGCAGAAGTGAAATCATGGAAGATGTTAGCAGATACAAGGAACAAAGAAATTGCTGATTTAGAACAACGTATTGTAGAGACGAATGAACAGAATGAGACACTTGAAGTTGGGATGAAACAACTTCATGATGAATTAAGCATCATGAAAGAGCAAGTTGTGTTAGAACTTAATAGCCGTCAGTCAGCTGAGAGTGAATTACTGCATCTTCAGCAACAGTACGAGGAAGTACAAGAGGCGTATCGTAATACACAGAAGCGTGACGAGGACGCTAGATTAGAGATTGTTATGTTGACCGAGGAAAAGGCAGAGAGGGAACGATTATTGAATGAGTTACAGGTGAAAGTAACAGAAACAGCTGTACTCGAAGCAACGAAACAAGAAGAGCTTAATGCCGTGCGGCGTTCTCTTGAGAACTATAAGGAACAATATCAGCAAATGGAAAGTCAACGTTTAGGATGGGTCGAAGAGGAACAGAAGCTGAAGGAGGAACTCGAACTTTGGCAACAGGAGATCGCAGCCACAGAGCAGAAGAAAGAAGAACTTCGTTCAGGAAAAGAAACCGTCGATCTAGAATTGCGTGAAATTGGAGAATCCTTTGAGTTAATGGCTCATCAATATCGACTTTTACAGGTGGAATATGATATGCAACTAGAACAGGCAAAACAGTTTAAAGAAGATCATTCCAAGCTTGATGAAGAGTATAGAAAATTGCAAACGGAATATAATGAGTGGATTGAACTGATTGAACAAGATTAA
- the pheT gene encoding phenylalanine--tRNA ligase subunit beta, translating to MKVSMEWLKDYVALENVVAEELAEQITRAGIEIDEVENRNKGVDKIVVGYVVSKEKHPDADKLNVCIVNAGQEEELQIVCGAKNVDVGQKVPVALIGAKMPDGMQIKKAKLRGVLSQGMICSAKELGLNDKLLPKAQQEGILVLPDAVEIGTPISDVLGLDDYVLEFDLTPNRSDCLSIHGAAYEVGAILGREVHIANPINETHEISDAASNHIAVHISTPECCNHYAARYISGVKITSSPQWMQNRLMAAGVRPINNIVDITNYVMLEYGQPLHAFDADKLHNGSIDVRLAKAGETLITLDGQERKLEPHMLLITDGVKPVALAGVMGGANTEVTEQTVNILLESAHFDGGVVRKTSRQLGLRSEASLRFEKEVDQGAIIPALNRAAALIERYAGGEIHQGIVESVGAPIEEVIIALSLDKLNRILGTELSMLEVKTIFDRLHFDCAETAHGVIDVSVPTRRGDITSDVDLMEEIARLYGYDNIPTTPIEGPTTPGAYSKPQALRRDIRRLLANGGLQELISYSFTHPDLTGIFPILSKNNNPVKLSMPMSEERSVLRTSIIPQLLDAATYNVNRKHPDLALFEIGSIFLSKEKVLTTQPKELPVLSLLLSGNIGQKQWNVNPVKADFFDLKGTLETLFNFLGLQDAITYVANQPEGYHPGRSASIYLENNSGGKILLGSLGQVHPQLQLDRDLEDTYVAEILLQPLYDYTNYEVKYQELPRYPSVERDIAVVVEANIEAGALLSKIREVAGGLLQTVQVFDVFTGSKLGENKKSIAISLVYRHQERTLTDEEITTVHATVVTALEQSFAAELRK from the coding sequence ATGAAGGTATCTATGGAATGGCTGAAAGATTACGTTGCATTAGAGAACGTAGTGGCTGAGGAGTTAGCAGAACAAATTACACGTGCAGGTATAGAAATAGATGAAGTAGAGAATCGCAATAAAGGCGTAGATAAGATCGTTGTTGGTTATGTAGTGAGTAAGGAGAAGCACCCTGATGCTGACAAATTGAATGTATGTATTGTCAATGCAGGTCAGGAAGAAGAGTTACAGATCGTGTGTGGTGCTAAGAATGTCGATGTGGGCCAAAAGGTTCCGGTTGCGCTGATTGGTGCTAAAATGCCAGATGGCATGCAGATTAAAAAGGCGAAGCTTCGTGGAGTACTATCACAAGGAATGATCTGTTCTGCCAAGGAATTGGGACTTAATGATAAGTTACTTCCAAAAGCCCAACAGGAAGGAATACTAGTCCTACCTGATGCTGTAGAGATTGGCACACCGATTAGTGATGTGCTTGGTTTAGATGACTATGTGCTTGAGTTCGATCTTACACCTAATCGTTCGGACTGCTTAAGTATACACGGTGCAGCATATGAAGTTGGAGCTATTCTAGGACGTGAAGTTCATATTGCTAATCCTATAAATGAGACTCATGAAATAAGCGATGCGGCTTCTAATCATATTGCAGTTCATATTAGTACTCCAGAATGTTGTAATCATTATGCGGCTCGATATATTTCGGGAGTGAAGATCACTTCATCACCGCAGTGGATGCAGAATCGTCTTATGGCTGCGGGGGTGCGTCCCATTAATAATATCGTAGATATTACGAATTACGTCATGCTTGAATATGGTCAACCACTTCATGCCTTTGATGCAGATAAGTTGCATAATGGTTCGATTGATGTGCGACTTGCAAAAGCTGGCGAAACGTTGATTACGCTAGATGGACAAGAACGTAAGTTGGAACCACATATGCTTCTTATTACCGATGGCGTAAAACCCGTAGCGTTAGCAGGAGTTATGGGTGGAGCGAACACAGAAGTGACAGAACAAACAGTGAATATCTTGTTGGAATCGGCTCATTTTGATGGTGGGGTCGTTCGTAAAACATCTCGTCAATTAGGTCTTCGTTCAGAAGCGAGTCTACGGTTTGAGAAGGAAGTTGATCAAGGTGCGATTATTCCTGCGTTGAACAGAGCTGCTGCACTTATAGAACGATATGCAGGTGGGGAAATACATCAAGGTATTGTAGAATCTGTAGGTGCTCCTATTGAAGAAGTAATCATTGCATTGAGTCTAGATAAATTGAATCGGATTCTAGGTACGGAATTATCGATGTTGGAAGTAAAGACGATATTTGATCGTCTACATTTCGATTGTGCAGAAACGGCTCATGGGGTTATCGATGTCAGTGTTCCAACTCGCCGCGGTGATATTACTAGTGATGTTGATCTTATGGAAGAAATTGCAAGACTTTACGGATATGATAATATCCCGACGACTCCGATTGAAGGTCCTACAACACCAGGAGCATATAGTAAGCCGCAAGCCTTACGTCGTGATATTAGAAGATTGTTAGCGAATGGTGGATTGCAGGAATTAATTAGCTATTCTTTCACTCATCCAGATCTAACAGGTATATTCCCTATATTATCGAAAAATAATAACCCAGTTAAGCTGTCTATGCCTATGAGTGAAGAACGTAGTGTATTACGTACAAGTATTATTCCTCAATTACTAGATGCTGCAACTTATAATGTGAATCGGAAGCATCCAGATTTAGCATTGTTTGAAATAGGGAGTATCTTCTTATCCAAGGAAAAAGTTTTGACTACACAGCCAAAAGAGCTACCGGTGCTATCTTTACTACTAAGTGGTAATATAGGGCAGAAGCAATGGAATGTGAATCCGGTGAAGGCGGATTTCTTCGATCTGAAGGGAACGCTCGAAACATTATTTAATTTCCTTGGACTACAAGACGCGATCACTTATGTAGCCAATCAGCCTGAAGGTTATCATCCCGGACGTTCAGCATCAATCTATCTAGAGAACAATAGTGGTGGGAAAATCTTATTAGGTTCACTAGGTCAGGTGCATCCTCAATTACAACTTGATCGTGATTTAGAAGATACGTATGTTGCTGAAATCTTGCTACAACCTCTGTATGATTACACTAATTATGAGGTGAAATATCAGGAATTACCGAGATACCCCTCTGTGGAGCGTGATATAGCTGTAGTTGTAGAGGCTAATATTGAAGCAGGAGCACTTCTATCGAAGATCCGCGAAGTAGCAGGTGGATTACTACAGACTGTACAGGTATTTGATGTATTCACAGGAAGCAAATTAGGTGAGAACAAGAAGAGTATCGCCATTTCACTTGTATACCGCCATCAAGAGCGTACATTAACCGATGAAGAAATTACGACGGTGCATGCTACAGTAGTAACGGCATTGGAACAATCTTTTGCTGCGGAATTAAGAAAATAG